TGATCATTGGATCATTGAGAGATTTGAGGGTGAACTATTACAAGAGTTTATCAAAAAAAGAGACTCTTACTGATGAACAAAGACAACAATACACAGTTGTCAGCCAAGCGCTTAAGGTCATACTAAATGCCAGTTATGGTGTTATGGGTGCAGAGATTTTTCCATTGTATTTTCTACCAGTAGCTGAAGCTACCACTGCAATTGGAAGACATACAATCTTGGAGACAATTAAAAAATGTGAGGCAGCAGGAATTGAAGTATTATACGGCGATACAGATTCATTATTTATCAAAAAACCAACAAAAGAACAAATTCAAACAGTAATTGAACAAGCAAAAAGAGATCATGGCGTAGATTTAGAGATTGATAAAACATACAGATACTGTGTGCTAAGTAATAGAAAGAAAAACTATCTCGGAGTAACAAAAGATGGAAATGTGGATGTTAAAGGACTTACAGGAAAGAAATCACATACGCCACCATTTATCAAAAAATTATTTTATGAATTGTTAGAGGTCTTATCAAGAGTTCAGACAGTAGAGGATTTTGTAAAAGCAAAACAACAAATTTCAGAAAAGATTGCAACATGCGGCAAAAAAGTAGAAGCAAAAGAAATACCACTAGAAGATTTAACATTCAATGTAATGCTCAGCAAAGCACCATCTGAATACACAAAGACCATCCCTCAACACATCAGAGCTGCAAAACAATTAGAAACAATCAGAGAAATAAAAAAAGGAGATAGAATATCATATATCAAAATCCTAAACAAACCAGGTGTGAAACCTGTAGAAATGGCAAAAAAAGAAGAGATTGATTCAAAAAAATACATGGAATTCATGGAGTCAACATTAGAACAAATTACATCGTCGATGGATTTGGATTTTGATACAATTTTAGGAAAGCCAAAACAGACAGGATTAGATGAATTTTTTTGGAGCTAGTATAAAAAATGGAAATTGACAGTACATTACTTACTATTTTAGGCGTATCAGCTGGAATTTTGATTCTAATGGGATGGGTTGAGCAAATCTACAAAGGATACAAGACTAAAAGACTCAAAGATGTTTCAAAATTTTTAATGATTTTCATTGCAGCAGGGTCGATTTTATGGCTAGTTTATGGCATCATAATCTCAGATGTATTCATTATTGGCACTAACATGTCAGGATTAATTCTAATGATTATTGTACTAGGAATGAAAAAAAGATACGACATTAGAGCAAATGCATCTTAATCATAATGAAGAATTAAATACAATACAAAAAATTCCAAAGAAAGATGTTTGTCATTAATTGTAAAAATTATGAAGAGATTTCAGGAGATAAAATAATCAAATTTGTAAAAACTGCTGAAAAGATATCAAAAAAATACAAAGTGAAAATTGCAATATCCCCACCTCAACATTTAATCGGATTAGTTGCAAATAGTTCAATTCCAATTTTTGCTCAACATATTGATGACTCTAAAATTGGAAGTACGACAGGATTTATTATTCCAGAGTTGTTAAAGAAATCCAAAGTAAAAGGATCTCTAATTAATCACAGTGAGCATAGAATTTCAAGTAAAGAGATTGAAAGATTAATTTTAAAACTAAAAGAATTGAAGATGATATCAATTCTTTGTGTCAAAGATGTTGCAGAAGTAAAAAAATATGTTAAATTAAATCCAGATTATATTGCAATAGAGCCTCCAGAATTAATTGGATCAGGGAAAGCAGTATCTAAAGAACAACCAGAATTGATTTCAAAAGCTGCTAACATAATAAATAATTCAAAAAACAAAACAGAACTACTTTGTGGTGCAGGTATTGTATCTGGTGAAGATGTAGCAAAAGCTATAGAATTAGGATCAAAAGGCATCTTAGTTGCAAGTGGAATAATTAAAGCAAAAGACTGGAATAAAATAATTTCAGAATTTGCCAAGGCATTAGTTTAAAAAGCCAAAAAATTTACGAAATTTTGCATGGTAAAAACAAAGCCAGTTTATGCATTTGAGGAGGCAGATAGTAAAAAGAGGATGCTGCTGGGTGGAAAAGGAGCAGGGTTAAGCGAGATGACCCGGCTAAAATTACCTGTTCCACCAGGATTTACGATCACAACTGAAGTTTGTAACAAGTATTACGATAACAATAGGAAACTCCCCAAAGATGTTATGCCTGCAGTAATGAAAAATATTGCAAAAATGGAAAAAAAGACAGGTAAAAAATGGAATTCAACAAAAAATCCATTACTAGTTTCAGTTCGTTCTGGTGCAGCCATATCAATGCCAGGAATGATGGATACAATTTTGAATTTAGGGTTAAATGAGAAAACAGTTGAAGGATTTGCTGAACAGACAAAAAATCCACGTTTTTCATGGGATTCGTATAGAAGATTCATTCAATTATTTGGAAAAGTGGTATTTGGAGTAAATGATGAAAAATTTGATCATGTCTTAAACTCTGCAAAAACAAAACAAGGAGTTACAGATGATAGTAAACTAAATGTAGAATCATTAAAAAATATCGTATCAGAATACAAAAAAATCTGTGAAGCACATACAAAAAGAAAATTTCCAGATACGCCAAATGAACAATTAGTGTTATCGATTGAGGCTGTTTTTAAAAGTTGGATGGGAGAAAGAGCAATAGTTTATCGTGAAAAAAATAACATTACAAAAGATATTGCAAATGGTACTGCAGTAAATGTTGTTGCAATGGTATTTGGAAATATGGGGGACGATAGTGCAACAGGGGTGGTATTTACAAGAAACGGTAATAATGGTAAAAAGGAGTTAGAGGGAGAATATCTAATCAATGCTCAAGGAGAAGACGTTGTTGCAGGAGTAAGAACAGGAAAGAATATTGAATTTCTAAAAAAAGACATGCCAAAATCACACAAAGAATTAAGCAACGCTTGTGCAAAATTAGAAAAACATTTCAGAGAACCACAAGATATTGAATTTACTATTGAACAAGGAAAATTTTACTTATTGCAAACAAGAACTGCAAAAATGAGCGCAAGTGCACTTGTAAAAACATCAGTAGACATGGTAAAAGAAAGATTAATTGACAAAAACAATGCACTTGCAAGAATCCCTGCTCAACAATTAGAAGCATTACTTCATAGAACAATAGATGAATCAAAAATTAAAAATCATAAACAATTAGCAAAAGGAATTGCAGCATCACCAGGGGCTGCAAGTGGGATTGTAGTATTTGATGTAAAAAAAGCAATAGAATTAGGCGATGCTGGAAATAAAGTAATTCTAGTAAGAAAAGAGACAAAACCAGAAGACGTTCCAGCATTCTTTTCATCAGAAGGGATTTTGACTAGTTTGGGAGGAAAATCATCCCATGCAGCGATT
This genomic window from Nitrosopumilus ureiphilus contains:
- a CDS encoding SemiSWEET family sugar transporter is translated as MEIDSTLLTILGVSAGILILMGWVEQIYKGYKTKRLKDVSKFLMIFIAAGSILWLVYGIIISDVFIIGTNMSGLILMIIVLGMKKRYDIRANAS
- the tpiA gene encoding triose-phosphate isomerase, with protein sequence MFVINCKNYEEISGDKIIKFVKTAEKISKKYKVKIAISPPQHLIGLVANSSIPIFAQHIDDSKIGSTTGFIIPELLKKSKVKGSLINHSEHRISSKEIERLILKLKELKMISILCVKDVAEVKKYVKLNPDYIAIEPPELIGSGKAVSKEQPELISKAANIINNSKNKTELLCGAGIVSGEDVAKAIELGSKGILVASGIIKAKDWNKIISEFAKALV
- the ppdK gene encoding pyruvate, phosphate dikinase, with product MVKTKPVYAFEEADSKKRMLLGGKGAGLSEMTRLKLPVPPGFTITTEVCNKYYDNNRKLPKDVMPAVMKNIAKMEKKTGKKWNSTKNPLLVSVRSGAAISMPGMMDTILNLGLNEKTVEGFAEQTKNPRFSWDSYRRFIQLFGKVVFGVNDEKFDHVLNSAKTKQGVTDDSKLNVESLKNIVSEYKKICEAHTKRKFPDTPNEQLVLSIEAVFKSWMGERAIVYREKNNITKDIANGTAVNVVAMVFGNMGDDSATGVVFTRNGNNGKKELEGEYLINAQGEDVVAGVRTGKNIEFLKKDMPKSHKELSNACAKLEKHFREPQDIEFTIEQGKFYLLQTRTAKMSASALVKTSVDMVKERLIDKNNALARIPAQQLEALLHRTIDESKIKNHKQLAKGIAASPGAASGIVVFDVKKAIELGDAGNKVILVRKETKPEDVPAFFSSEGILTSLGGKSSHAAIVSRGMGKPCIVGCSELKISYENNTCTANGITIKEKDTITIDGSAGTVFIGEVPTVEPQMTKDFEQILDWAQKTKTLGIRANADTPEGAKLARKFGGQGIGLCRTERMFNGSDRINLFVEMIMAENIEERSKILTKLGQLQKSDFIEILQAMEGYEVTIRLLDPPLHEFLPNPEELVERIQKLKASGDTDGVNKTEIILKRARELAEVNPMMGHRGVRVGITYPEIYEMQIRAVFDALVELTKKKVKAHPQIMIPQISSIAELNHIKKIYDSIKKEMEAKHKMKLKINFGTMIEVVRAALTANELANTAEFFSFGTNDLTQGTFSFSREDVEGKFLPEYMEKELLERNPFQSIDVNGVGSLIKIGISGGRGVRPNMEIGICGEHGGDPSSIKFCHGAGLSYVSASPHRIPIAIVAAAQAVIEQPKKAKTKRK